Proteins encoded by one window of Synechococcus sp. WH 7805:
- a CDS encoding SemiSWEET family sugar transporter, with the protein MDVDAIGYTAAALTTISFFPQAIKTLRLDDTRSISLSMYGLFTSGVAIWGVFGCLTGNGPLIVANGLTFIPAAFVLQKKIRHRFLRGER; encoded by the coding sequence ATGGATGTGGATGCGATCGGTTATACAGCTGCAGCCCTAACCACCATCAGCTTCTTCCCTCAGGCGATCAAGACACTGCGTCTGGATGACACGCGATCCATTTCGCTTTCGATGTATGGCCTGTTCACCAGTGGTGTGGCGATCTGGGGGGTGTTCGGATGCCTCACAGGGAATGGTCCTTTGATCGTGGCCAATGGCCTCACGTTCATTCCTGCGGCCTTCGTGCTGCAGAAGAAGATCCGCCACCGCTTCCTGCGCGGAGAGCGTTAG
- the ychF gene encoding redox-regulated ATPase YchF — MLKAGIVGLPNVGKSTLFNALVANAQAQAANFPFCTIEPNVGTVAVPDSRLQLLSDLSSSAEIIPTRMEFVDIAGLVKGASQGEGLGNKFLANIREVDAIVHVIRCFEDDDVIHVSGAVGPARDAEVINLELGLADLSQIEKRRERLKKQVRTSKEAQVEDAALERIQVVLEQGGAARSVELSDEEALMVKPLGLLTAKPIIYATNVSEDDLAAGNAFCEEIVALAAKEGAETVRISAQVEAELVELGDEERQDYLDGLGVTEGGLQSLIRATYRLLGLRTYFTTGEKETRAWTFKAGMTAPQAAGVIHTDFERGFIRAQTISTDKLLEAGSLVEARNKGWLRSEGKEYVVDEGDVMEFLFNV; from the coding sequence ATGCTTAAAGCCGGAATCGTCGGGTTGCCCAACGTGGGCAAATCCACTCTTTTCAATGCCTTGGTGGCCAACGCTCAGGCACAGGCGGCCAATTTCCCGTTCTGCACCATCGAGCCCAATGTCGGCACGGTGGCCGTGCCTGATTCCAGGTTGCAGTTGCTGTCCGATCTCAGCAGCAGTGCTGAAATCATTCCCACGCGGATGGAGTTCGTAGACATCGCTGGGCTTGTGAAAGGCGCCAGCCAAGGAGAAGGACTGGGCAACAAGTTCCTTGCCAACATCCGTGAAGTGGACGCGATCGTTCACGTGATCCGCTGTTTTGAAGACGACGATGTGATCCACGTGTCTGGTGCGGTCGGCCCGGCCCGAGATGCCGAGGTGATCAATCTTGAGCTCGGCTTGGCGGACCTGTCGCAGATTGAGAAGCGGCGGGAGCGCCTCAAGAAACAAGTGCGTACCAGCAAGGAGGCCCAGGTTGAGGATGCGGCTCTCGAACGCATTCAAGTGGTGCTTGAGCAGGGTGGTGCCGCACGCAGTGTGGAGCTCAGTGATGAGGAGGCTCTGATGGTGAAACCGCTGGGCTTGCTCACGGCCAAGCCAATCATTTATGCCACCAATGTGAGCGAGGACGATCTGGCAGCCGGAAACGCGTTTTGTGAGGAAATTGTTGCCCTAGCGGCAAAGGAGGGCGCGGAAACCGTGCGCATCTCTGCCCAGGTGGAAGCTGAACTGGTTGAGCTCGGTGATGAAGAACGTCAGGACTATCTCGATGGTCTGGGTGTGACTGAGGGTGGTCTGCAGAGTCTGATCAGGGCTACCTATCGGCTTCTCGGCCTTCGCACCTACTTCACCACCGGTGAGAAGGAAACACGGGCTTGGACCTTCAAGGCCGGAATGACTGCTCCCCAGGCCGCCGGGGTGATACACACTGATTTTGAGAGGGGTTTCATCCGCGCCCAGACCATCAGCACCGACAAATTGCTCGAGGCCGGGTCTCTGGTTGAAGCGCGAAATAAGGGTTGGCTCCGTAGTGAGGGGAAGGAGTATGTCGTGGATGAGGGAGATGTGATGGAGTTTTTGTTCAACGTGTAA
- a CDS encoding alpha/beta hydrolase, with the protein MRETGSTRELALALGGRLTGRLIAAGFMSSLLLWAAPPRPGHAASELEVRLDGMALPISIDDLSVWVRSGGTRSSELGVWFNLLEEQSRSGVIDLLQAPLINDSSMTRQILNSWAGRQLLDQVGDLVQVDNETTGVTVQATLERLLEERPEVTTLELLEALPAQKVRLDLDALLDVAASWRLQLERQLSLVERLGREPVSQRRLVQATQSSAFADARFERWALPVPHRERALQLQLWLPDTSVELVRRSWLVLMPGLGGSPDHFGWLGRALSRNGWPVVVLEHPGSDAVAVQALLEGRRPPPGAEVLPERLQDLQEVLSAFERGELPLSGDQLVLLGHSLGALTALLASGAQPEPGLGLRCQRALDDLPLSNLSRLLQCQIQDVSLPSVVPPPSLAGVVGLNSFGSLLWPKNVAVASDVPVLLSGGSLDLITPPISEQLGLLRALPPNPGTRVVLVEGASHFSPVRVEGQSGSQGQDLFQLGEELVGVQPLQVQALLEQEILRFLDRLETGRMVKPGERDAEHVQVGSLHLYRLNQGAATRLLD; encoded by the coding sequence ATGCGGGAAACTGGCTCCACCAGAGAATTGGCCTTGGCCTTGGGAGGACGCTTAACAGGACGACTGATTGCTGCGGGATTCATGAGCAGTCTGCTGCTCTGGGCTGCCCCTCCGCGACCAGGACATGCAGCCAGTGAGCTGGAGGTTCGTCTTGACGGGATGGCGTTGCCGATTTCCATCGACGATTTGAGTGTCTGGGTTCGCAGTGGAGGGACGCGTTCTTCTGAGCTGGGCGTCTGGTTCAACCTGCTGGAAGAGCAAAGCAGGTCAGGGGTGATCGATCTGCTTCAAGCACCCCTGATCAATGACAGCAGCATGACGCGCCAGATCCTCAACAGCTGGGCAGGTCGCCAGCTGTTGGATCAGGTGGGTGATCTGGTGCAGGTGGATAACGAAACGACAGGTGTGACGGTTCAGGCCACCCTTGAGCGGCTTCTTGAGGAGCGCCCGGAGGTGACCACGCTTGAGTTACTAGAGGCTCTCCCGGCCCAGAAGGTTCGTCTTGATCTCGATGCGCTGCTGGATGTAGCGGCCAGTTGGCGCCTGCAACTCGAGCGTCAACTTTCGTTGGTGGAGCGTCTTGGCCGCGAGCCTGTGTCTCAGCGACGCTTGGTACAAGCCACTCAATCGTCAGCGTTCGCCGATGCGCGGTTCGAGCGTTGGGCTCTGCCAGTGCCCCACCGCGAGCGTGCTCTTCAACTGCAGTTGTGGTTGCCCGACACTTCGGTCGAATTGGTACGCAGGTCCTGGCTGGTGCTGATGCCGGGGTTGGGCGGAAGCCCTGATCACTTCGGCTGGTTAGGGCGTGCTCTCAGCCGCAACGGCTGGCCAGTGGTCGTGTTGGAGCACCCGGGAAGTGATGCCGTCGCTGTACAGGCCCTCTTGGAGGGGCGGCGTCCTCCACCAGGCGCCGAAGTGCTTCCGGAACGTCTGCAAGATCTTCAGGAAGTGCTCTCGGCTTTCGAGAGGGGAGAGCTACCACTCTCGGGCGATCAACTGGTGCTTTTGGGGCATTCCCTTGGTGCTCTGACGGCTCTACTGGCAAGTGGAGCGCAGCCTGAGCCTGGCCTGGGCCTTCGCTGCCAAAGGGCGCTGGATGATCTGCCACTCAGCAATCTCTCCCGCCTTCTGCAATGCCAGATCCAGGATGTGTCTCTGCCGTCTGTTGTCCCCCCTCCCTCGCTGGCGGGTGTCGTGGGTCTCAACAGTTTCGGCAGCCTGCTCTGGCCAAAGAACGTGGCCGTTGCCAGCGATGTGCCCGTATTGCTCAGCGGTGGTTCCTTGGACCTGATCACACCTCCCATCAGCGAACAGTTGGGTCTTTTGCGGGCCTTGCCGCCCAACCCTGGGACGCGCGTGGTGCTGGTGGAAGGAGCCAGTCATTTTTCCCCGGTGCGTGTGGAGGGTCAGAGCGGCAGTCAGGGGCAAGATCTGTTCCAGCTTGGGGAGGAGCTCGTCGGTGTGCAGCCGCTTCAGGTTCAGGCTTTGCTGGAACAGGAAATCCTGCGCTTTCTCGACAGGTTGGAAACCGGTCGCATGGTGAAGCCAGGAGAGAGAGACGCCGAACATGTCCAGGTGGGTTCCCTGCATCTTTATCGGTTGAATCAGGGGGCAGCCACGCGTTTGCTCGATTGA
- a CDS encoding MFS transporter has product MTPIVFHQASFSASQVGQGLAASALIGTAARLMSGVLLDRGLSCSWPVRIAAVLALLADLVLFQAQGFSGYLAGQLLIGVAAGFYFPAIELAVPLSCTGFNSSRGYALARSADALGVAIGALIGAALTALGLIRVVYLVEAAAVILMLVVLSLRPLPDGRAALLHPTVEDSTNTDLASEGWHWLPPLVPVLAVSIVATGIIALMQSALPLDLVRGGLARAPLSEAWSGTLIALQLALLVTLQWPVGNWVSRHSLRFGLGIGLGGFVLGCVLLAASALWSGGIALIALAMLPIAFGEAAFLPTAAEAMVEETPLQHRGLAMALFSQCFAISATGAPLMAGFLLDQQGHGLLLWVLMGSLCLLMVPLLKTVRPRYTPGLSAIPLEQSNNVSSPRTAPLR; this is encoded by the coding sequence ATGACACCGATCGTGTTCCATCAAGCCAGCTTCTCCGCCAGTCAAGTCGGCCAGGGACTGGCAGCTTCGGCACTGATCGGCACGGCGGCACGGCTGATGAGTGGAGTGCTTCTCGATCGAGGCCTGTCCTGTTCCTGGCCAGTCCGTATTGCAGCTGTTCTGGCTCTTCTTGCTGATCTCGTGCTGTTCCAGGCCCAAGGTTTCAGCGGATACCTGGCCGGTCAGTTGTTGATTGGAGTAGCGGCAGGTTTCTATTTTCCAGCGATTGAACTGGCTGTTCCCCTGAGTTGTACGGGATTTAACTCCAGTCGCGGGTATGCCCTCGCCCGCAGTGCCGACGCCCTCGGCGTCGCCATCGGAGCCCTGATCGGTGCGGCGTTGACCGCTTTGGGGCTGATCCGTGTGGTGTATCTGGTGGAGGCAGCGGCCGTGATCCTGATGCTGGTAGTGCTCAGCCTGCGCCCCCTTCCGGATGGCCGCGCCGCCCTGCTGCATCCCACCGTTGAAGACTCAACCAACACAGATCTGGCTTCTGAAGGCTGGCATTGGCTACCCCCTCTGGTCCCGGTGCTGGCGGTGAGCATTGTGGCCACTGGCATCATCGCGCTCATGCAGAGCGCGCTCCCCCTGGATCTGGTGCGCGGCGGCCTGGCCAGAGCACCTCTGAGTGAAGCCTGGAGCGGCACACTGATCGCCCTACAGCTGGCACTTCTCGTGACGCTGCAATGGCCTGTCGGCAACTGGGTCTCACGCCACAGTCTCCGATTCGGGCTTGGAATTGGGCTCGGGGGTTTTGTGTTGGGATGCGTTTTGTTAGCCGCTTCCGCTCTCTGGAGTGGAGGAATCGCACTCATTGCGCTGGCCATGCTGCCGATTGCCTTTGGAGAAGCCGCCTTCCTTCCCACAGCCGCCGAAGCGATGGTGGAGGAAACACCCCTTCAGCATCGAGGCCTGGCTATGGCACTGTTCTCCCAGTGTTTTGCCATCAGCGCCACTGGAGCTCCTCTGATGGCGGGGTTTCTGCTTGATCAGCAGGGCCATGGCCTGCTGCTCTGGGTCTTGATGGGCTCGCTTTGTTTGCTGATGGTGCCGCTGCTGAAAACGGTGAGGCCCCGCTATACCCCAGGTTTAAGCGCCATTCCCCTGGAACAATCCAACAATGTCTCGAGCCCGAGAACTGCTCCGCTCCGTTAA
- a CDS encoding Coq4 family protein, which yields MSRARELLRSVKNLSIIREMAATDGGLQSVGDLVDNFIDSEAMAICVERFKALPGGADMVEQRYPPFQPDLSALEALPKGSLGQAYAGMIRKLNYDPDFFRPRDTSSEALWLTQRIATTHDLHHVIGGFNTQAAGESGVLAITATQIGFPAYVLINTLASFRAFRFAPAELAGVSRGIAFGNRIGLEAKPLVLQRWEEAWDKPLRQWRQELGVHSAESEAFGAVY from the coding sequence ATGTCTCGAGCCCGAGAACTGCTCCGCTCCGTTAAGAATCTGTCGATCATCCGTGAGATGGCCGCCACCGACGGTGGCCTCCAGAGCGTCGGGGATTTGGTCGACAACTTCATCGACAGCGAGGCGATGGCCATCTGTGTGGAACGTTTCAAGGCCTTGCCGGGAGGTGCGGACATGGTCGAGCAGCGCTATCCCCCCTTCCAGCCAGACCTTTCTGCGCTGGAGGCGCTCCCAAAAGGAAGCCTAGGCCAGGCCTACGCGGGCATGATCCGCAAGCTCAACTACGACCCCGACTTTTTCCGACCTAGAGACACCAGCAGTGAAGCGCTTTGGCTGACCCAGCGGATCGCCACCACCCACGATCTCCATCACGTGATCGGCGGGTTCAACACCCAGGCTGCTGGCGAATCGGGTGTGCTGGCCATCACGGCAACGCAGATCGGCTTTCCTGCCTACGTGCTCATCAATACCTTGGCGTCCTTCCGCGCCTTCCGCTTCGCCCCGGCAGAGCTGGCCGGCGTCAGCCGGGGCATTGCCTTCGGCAACCGCATCGGACTTGAAGCGAAGCCCCTGGTGCTGCAGCGCTGGGAAGAAGCCTGGGACAAGCCCCTGCGTCAGTGGAGGCAGGAACTCGGTGTTCACAGTGCGGAAAGCGAAGCGTTCGGTGCGGTGTACTAA